The genomic window TAAGCTTTATCTGTGTCGATAGTACCTGATTAAGAATACGGGAGCTGTGTCAGTTGACTTGTGTTCGTTCagaaattagattaatttatagcCTGATTCAGGAGAGAGTAATAATATATGAAGGTATGTTACTTGTTACCAGAAAAATCTATGTGCTCTAATCTAatataattgtcttataggtaataacacagattaacccaacattatgttgggttaatctgtggtaATAATGTCAAGGGGAAGCTTAATGTTAAACCTTGCCCTCAAAGGGAAAACAGTTAATGCAGATCGTGTTCGTAGCAGTTCTAAATACATTCCAGTTAACAAAAAGTTTACTCAAGGTAAGTTACAAACTAATAGGCCCAGTACTAAGCCTTACTTATGCACTAAATGTGTATGacgttataaaaaaaaatcataggcTATTTTGCTACATCtcaaccttccgatgaccaaggGGGTGAATTTTGACCCCAatgcatgtttttatttaattaattcagacatattttcaattttaaactcattatttttttatctgaatttaatatcattctaagatttaaaatatttatttatatataaataaatatatatataataagatataataagataaaaaaatattttctatattttacgaaaaaaaattttttctgaatTTGAGGGGAACGAACTCCTttggccttccatgttccaattttatattaagtaaataccgtctattgtGTTGAATTGTAcgtaagaaacattccaatattgaaaaaaattgttttttgaacctgtggcgacgtaaattagtgtatattttaaaacttctttagttatatggtctaagagctagcaacgttttcgagcaactattttaagacatatgattctttaatatattattccctatgcatCCTAGAACACCTTACCGGTCATCTGGCTActgagacaggttgcgttcattactgcgcagcgcacctgtacaggtaaatatattgaatttaaaattattttaagacgaaaattttttttgccattacttgtaaaacattcttagaaatatgaattataattgccagacatttctgtggttgctaaatacgTGCCAGACGCTATAGTCTAAATGGCTATCAACGTTTTCGAGcaactattttaagacagctgattctttaatatattatttcctATGAATCCTCGAACACCTtcccggccatctggctactgaaacaggttgcgttcattaccgcgcagcacacctgtacaggtaaatataccgaatttaaaattattttaagacgtaaattttttttgccataactttttaaacattatcagaaacatgaattacaattgccagacatttctgtggttgctaaaagtgcgccagacgctatttattataaataataatagaaaaatttaaatcattttagtatgtctgtaattttaatattatattattaacacataaataaatgcaaaattaatttgccagacattaaTTCGGTTGCATTCACCAGCCAGATGgttttaaaatcataaaaataatgtgtatttTCAGCAAAACGATCGTTGGTTGGgttaagaaataagacaaacaaaagatacaggtaaatatatttgaaattagtttAAGACGAAAAGTGTGtttgccattactttttaaacattatcagaaacatgaattacaattgccagacatttctgtggttgctaaatgtgcgccagacgctatttattataaataataatagaaaagttTAAATCAAtttagtatgtctgtaattttaatattatattattaacacataaataaatgcaaaattaatttgccagacattaaTTCGGTTGCATTCAGCAGCCAGATGgttttaaaatcataaaaataatgtgtattttcagcaaaacgatcgctggctgtgttaagaaataagacaaacaGAAGATACAGGTAAATAAATTTGAAATGAATTacaattgccagacatttctgtggttgctaaatgcgcgccagacgctatttattataaataataatagaaaaatttagATCATTTTAGCatgtctgtaattttaatattatattattaacacataaataaatgcaaaattaatttgccagacattaaCTCGGTTGCAGTCATCAGCCAGATAAAATTAAAGTTGAAGGCGTAGGGTATTCCAGTAATATATTAGTTATTACAGAATGATAGTGGTAGAGTAGACTGGCGGAAAGAGACAAGAATAAATCTACCTACGgtatttaaagaaatttttatttatctcaCTAGCTAATAATGACAGAATTAAATAtgtaaaatgttaataaataaaaattattgtcgAAATTTTCAACaacataataaaatataatattttttattctgggaatcatttttttcatttaaattgtttaaattaatgttttcaaattaaataatcatagaaaaaaaggataaaatgaaattgaagtcgtatcaaaatttatacttgtatttatgaatatgatatatattatataatataactcACACTTGACAGCGAAGAACTTGATGTATGACGAAGATTTGACAAAACTGAATTAATGTCAGATATGTTACGATACTTAGCCATTAAGGCTGCAAAagaattgtaacattttttatGGTATCCATCAGTGGCATTAACTTGGTCCGGTAACTGTACCtacattattatattttaaattgtatttaatacGCGCACTCAAAACGTCATTACACTTTAACAGTTTTTCATCCACAAAAGTTATTACATTCTCGTTTTTTTCCTtgcaaaacacacattgtattttatttgccatTATACTGTATCACAATTACTTTTCACTAAATAGAAACTCGACAAGAATCGTTAACAAACTGTGAGTTTATTGTGACTGACCCATCTTAATAACATGTGCGGACAACATTCACCCCCGAAATTGTCGTATCTTTTGTTTGTCTAGTTTCTTAACCCAACCAGCGATCGTTTTGCTGAAAATACACATTATTTGtatgattttaaatccatctggctggttaatgcaaccgaattaatgccaggcaaattaattttgcgtttatttatgtgtaaataatataatattaaaatttcagacatactaaaatgatataaatttttcaattattatttataaaaaatagcgtctggcgcatatttagcaaccacagaaatacctggcaattataattcatatttctaataatgtttaaaaaaatggcaaaaaaatttttcgtcttaaaataattttaaattcgatatatttacctgtacaggtgcgctgcgcagtaatgaacgcaatctgtctcagtagccagatggccggtaaaGTGTTCAACGAAGCATAGggattaatatattaaaaaaccaaGTGTCTTAAAATCACTGTTTTCCAGACGTTGGTCTGGACTCTTGGTCCAATAAGTTCAGAATGATaattcctgtttttgttcaataGTAATTAAAATAGCACGGTAATTAAatagtaattaaaataaatacggactaagcacagagccttggtgcaatcctaatttcatgtgaaagtaggattgcaccaaggctctgtgcttagtccgtatttattctcattaattttggaccagataacagcgaaactacagggtaacattccatggtgcttaatgtatgctgatgatgtcgtgttagtaggaaatagtgaaagagacttagaacaaaaactggaacagtggagacaagctctggaggaaaaaggtttaaaacttagtaggacaaaaacagagtatttggaatgttcatttaaagatggagctactacaaataaaatggtatctttggatggtgaaatgattgtgaaaagcaatagttttaagtacctaggatcggtattacagagtaatggagaaatagatggagatgcatgcagtagaattagggctggatggatgaagtggaaagaagcgagtggtgtgttgtgtgacagaaaaattccaatgaagctgaagggaaaattctataaaacagccataagaccggctatgatgtacgggactgaatgttgggcagtgaaaaagaaagaggaacaacgaatgcatgtggcggaaatgagaatgcttagatggatgagtggagtgacaaagaaggataaaattagaaatgagtatattaggggaagtctaggtgtggcaccaattgatgccaaaatgagagagcataggttaagatggttcggtcatgttcaacgtcgagacgttaatcacccaatacgaagaatagctgaagtgcagattcctggaaggagtaggagaggaagaccaaagaagacctggggggaggcgataaggcaggacatgttggtaaaggggattaacattgatatgacccaagacagaattgtgtggagaaatgcaattagggaagccgaccccgcatagggataaggcaaagagaatgatgatgatgatgttcaatagtaattaaaaatatgttttactattgtttatttatgatttattgatacaatagtaaCATAAAAATTACGAATacctatattattttattttttaaaacttaatttttttgtcaaatgtcATTTTTTACTGGGGGTCATTTTTTGCCCCCGTTGGTCACccgtgtaacaaaaaaggttggtcattgGAAGGTTAACTGAATAATTATATTcgttattattattactatagttttttaattgtttcagACGAAGAAAATCGATCCTATTATGTAGggctaaaaaaataatgagtcCGCCTGTATTCTTCAGGTAAGAGTGGACTCTAAACAAAGTACAGACTGACATAATTAAGAAATAATTAAAAGAGTAAGATAATTAAGACATTTTATTATAGCATTGAGTTTGTTATTTAGATTAAAAGTCAATGATTTTATTGTTtcaaaaatcaatatacagtatgtccctgtaagttgtatccatatggaaaacttttttattattaattttacgaaaaaaagttattcttcataaaaagctctgcatggtccaaaacctaagatttaaccatcaaatatcaaattttttgaatattatacgaggtatgtcaaaaagcttgaattttactcaagagtaaaatagctttatttttcacaatatttaaaattgctattatgaaaagttgtttggaattaaaaactatattctagtatgcaattacatccttataattgaaaaacattttttttgaaaaattatggaaaactaacattaatttcaattattttaattcagataactcttttatgattaattttacgaaaaaaagtgattcttaataaaaagttctgcatggtttaaaacctaaaatacaaccatcctatgtcaaattttatcaattttatacgaggtatttcaaaaaagataaatttagatcaaaagtatagtacctttatagttcagaatatttcaattagaaggatgtaattacacactgaaacataatttttaattctaaataacttttcataataacaattttcgatattgtgaaaaataaacgtattttactcttgagcaaaattcatattttttgacatacctataatagaataaaattaataaaatttgacataagatggttgtattttaggttttagaccatgcaaaactttttattaagaatcactttttttcgtaaaattaataataaaagagttatctgaattgaaataactgaaaataatgttagttttcaataatttttcaaaaaaaaattttcaattagaagaatgtaattgcatactagaatatagtttttaattccaaacaacttttcaatattgtgaaaaataaagctactttactcttgagtgaaattcaaactttttgacatacctcgtataatattcaaaaaaattgatatttgatggttaaatcttaggttttggaccatgcagagctttttatgaagaataactttttttcgtaaatttaataataaaaaagttttccatatggatacaacttacagggacatactgtataatatttTCGTcgtttattgttaattttgtaaaatatgtcaataaactaaataaataacttatttttatttttttatataacccTTTTAGTATTCAAAATTATGTTAGACAGATATACATAAATCaataattaatatgaaaaaatcgtatacatattttaaatatcTAATATGAAAACCACGTATACAATAGAACTTAAGAATGAATAACTCGTAGGTcaggtaaaaaattaaatattaacaaTGTATGTGCAAAATTTATGTGTAACTATCGAAATGTGTCCAAATTAAAAATACGTAAAGatagttttttgtttttatgttataaTGTGCAgtaaatcagttttttgcctctcctgtaaaattgtattttattgagatacgaggttttcacactaagccatcgatatgatcaacgaaaaaagaagataaatttggtgacttttctagtaactttcttggggttgaatctgtctttttagtttactcctcttggttaaaaaatcaactataacatgtttcgttttgtagatatttaaaaaaaactatagattttacgtttttgcggatttttatttaaaattttttttgcaaaaaaataattataatctggttttagaaacatacactaaaatataaaataaaaacgtaattaaagatcaaaataaatcgtatgctagtacaattcaattgaatttaataactttaaattattttacaaacaatatcttatcatactaatgaatgcataaattagttactaacttaaataaacaaccaaattttaaatctaccctaaaggtaaagaaaatgaaaatgataaATCATGttctccaagtcacctacactagtggtcacaacatttactcattgtaacttgttttacagattgtaaataaatttagaggttaaataaaaagaaataatttacTAATGTTTAAGaggcttaataaattaaaaataggtaTGCATCTTGTTTAATTTCACTCCTTCAAGGAATAAACACAACTCTAcatttgaaagtgtgtcaatggaaacatttttttgtcgGTCTCTGAGACCCGATGTTAgctttaatgttcagaaaacctatgTTAGTTGCGGAAGGTTAAATGCTTTTTCAAATCTCCCTCCaccttgactaaattgcttagaacaaatttcacacctgTAAAGCTAAAGCTTTTCTTCAGTGTGTGTACTTAAGTGTTTTTGCAGCTGTTTGCATACCTAAATTGCATGAAataaatttcacacttgtgaggtttttcccgagtgtgcactctcaaatgataTTTCAAAACACCTGCTgtaataaactgcttaaaacaaatatcacacttgtgaggtttttctccagtgtgcacttttaaatgtgtttttaaaatacttgcttgactaaattgcttaacacaaatttcacacttgtgagatttttctccagtgtgcacactcaaatgtcttttcaaatgacttgcttgactaaattgcttagaacaaatttaaCACTTATGAAGCTCTTCTCCAGTGTACACTTTTAAATGTGTTTTTAAACTAACTGCTTGACTatattgcttaaaacaaatctcacacttatcaaggtttttctccagtatgcccTCTTAAGTGTGTTTTTAAAgtacctgcttcactaaattgcttaaaacaaatctcacacttatgctgtttttctccagtgtgcactttcaaatgtgtttttaaaatacttgcttgactaaattgcttaaaacaaatttcacacttgtgaggtttttccccagtgtgcacactcaaatgtcttttcaaatgacctgcttgactaaattgcttaaaacaaatctcacacttataaggtttttctccagaaTGCACTCTTAAGTGTGTTTTTAAAgtacctgcttcactaaattgcttaaaacaaatctcacacttatgcggtttttctccagtgtgcacttttaaatgtgtttttaaaatacttgcttgactaaattgcttaaaacaaatttcacacttgtgagatttttctccagtgtgcacactcaaatgtcttttcaaatgacttgcttgactaaattgcttagaacaaatttaaCACTTATGAAGCTCTTCTCCAGTGTACACTTTTAAATGTGTTTTTAAACTAACTGCTTGACTatattgcttaaaacaaatctcacacttatcaaggtttttctccagtatgcccTCTTAAGTGTGTTTTTAAAgtacctgcttcactaaattgcttaaaacaaatctcacacttatgcggtttttctccagtgtgcactttcaaatgtgtttttaaaatacttgcttgactaaattgcttaaaacaaatttcacacttgtgaggtttttccccagtgtgcacactcaaatgtcttttcaaatgacctgcttgactaaattgcttaaaacaaatctcacacttataaggtttttctccattATGCACTCTTAAGTGTGTTTTTAAAGAACTtgcttcactaaactgcttaaaacaaatctcacacttataaggtttttctccagtatgcagtCTTAAGTGTGTTTTTAAAgtacctgcttcactaaattgcttaaaacaaatctcacacttatgcggattttctccagtgtgcactgtcaaatgtcttttcaaataaCTTaattcactaaattgcttaaaacaaatttcacacttatgaggtttttccccagtgtgcacactcaaatgtcttttcaaatgacctgcttgactaaattgcttaaaacaaatctcacacttataaggtttttctccagtatgcactcttaAGTGTGTTTTTAAAGAACTtgcttcactaaactgcttaaaacaaatctcacacttataaggtttttctccagtatgcactatTAAGTGTGTTTTTAAAGAACTtgcttcactaaactgcttaaaacaaatctcacacttatgcggtttttctccagtgtgcacattcaaatgtgtttttaaaatacttgcttgactaaattgcttaaaacaaatttcacacttgtgaggtttttccccagtgtgcacactcaaatgtcttttcaaatgagctgcttgactaaattgcttaaaacaaatctcacacttataaggtttttctccagtatgcactatTAAGTGTGTTTTTAAAGAACTtgcttcactaaactgcttaaaacaaatctcacacttatGCGGATTTTCTCCAGAGTGCACtgtcaaatgtcttttcaaataaCTTaattcactaaattgcttaaaacaaatttcacacttatgaggtttttccccagtgtgcacactcaaatgtcttttcaaaggacctgcttgactaaattgcttaaaacaaatctcacacttatgaggtttttcccCCGTGTGTGTCCTTAAATGTGCTTTAAATGTACCTGTTTgtctaaattgcttaaaacaagtctcacacttataaggtttttctccagtatgcactcttaAGTGTGTTTTTAAAGcacctgcttcactaaattgcttaaaacaaatttcacacttataaggtttttctccagtatgcactcttaaatgtgttttaaaattaattgcctgtctaaattgcttaaaacaaatctcacacttataaggtttttctccagtatgcactcttaAGTGTGTTTTTAAAGcacctgcttcactaaattgcttaaaacaaatctcacacttataaggtttttctccagtatgcactcttaAGTGTGTTTTTAAAGTACCTGCTTcagtaaattgcttaaaacaaatctcacacttataaggtttttctccagtatgcagtCTTAAGTGTGTTTTTAAAGtacctgcttgactaaattgcttaaaacaaatctcacacttataaggtttttctccagtatgcagtCTTAAGTGTGTTTTTAAAgtacctgcttcactaaattgcttaaaacaaatctcacacttataaggtttttctccagtatgcagtCTTAAGTGTGTTTTTAAAgtacctgcttcactaaattgcttaaaacaaatctcacacttatgcggattttctccagtgtgcactgtcaaatgtcttttcaaataaCTTaattcactaaattgcttaaaacaaatttcacacttatgaggtttttctccagtgtgcactgtcaaatgtcttttcaaataaCTTaattcactaaattgcttaaaacaaatttcacacttatgaggtttttctccagtgtgcactttcaaatgtgtttttaaaatacttgcttgactaaattgcttaaaacaaatctcacacttatgaggtttttcccCCGTGTGTGTCCTTAAATGTGCTTTAAAAGTACCTGCTTgtctaaattgcttaaaacaaatttcacacttataaggtttttctccagtatgcactcttaAGTGTGTTTTTAAAGCACCTGCTTCACTAAatcgcttaaaacaaatttcacacttataagatttttctccagtatgcagtCTTAAGTGTGTTTTTAAAGCACCTGCTTCACTAAatcgcttaaaacaaatttcacacttataaggtttttctccagtgtgcactgtcaaatgtcttttcaaatgacctgcttgactaaattgcttaaaacaaatctcacacttataaggttttacTCTAGGGTGCattctcaaatgtattttcaaatcgTTTGCTTCGCTGAATTTCTTAAGGCAAACTTCACAGTCCAGctttattttaaatttgtgtGTTTTTATGTGTAATTTAAGACTGTCTACAGTACTAAATtgtttagaacaaatttcacacttgtaagactTTTTCCCAGTGTGTATTTTCACGAGTTTGTTGAAATCACTTTTGTGGCCAAGCTGATTaatacaaatttcacattttttttctTCATCTGGTTGAATCCCACAGTCTTTGTTACATGCATGTAGAGATGTTGTTTTCATAATTCCCAATGTGTCCTTCTCTCTGAGAGTTCCTAAAaggaaagaaaatatttaatacaaagcAAGGAAACATTTTAGGGTGATTCCacttcaaatcactcaattttggataaaaaaaaatttggatcttcgatttgtctgaaaattggtatatagcatcTGCGGGATGTAGTTTAAACGATTTTACAGTAATTTGGTacttatttaaacaaatttgcattttctatcgtaaagtatcaatggaaaacaatattttaataaggcttttcattcacagtaatttgtttggagcttctgtcatgtgtcacataatgttaatatatctacgtacgttattggcatatatgctttaaattgcatgtgacagaaaaaaggcacgtctgtgattagagacatttataacatttattctagttattttagttgtcgatagatggcgctataatctaagaAAGAATTATTTCGGAATtacataatatatctacgaatgtaatctgtacaatttataagactatacaaatcaaagaaaataccattttataaatgcaataaaaaacacaattgatttgtttttatgccaaattgaaaatagaatgtgacaactgtcagatttaactgctcctcctaagtgccttatCTAtcgaggttggcgatcaatatggcaaatttctttCTGCTCTGGGCTTGAtggattaagtcattccctgttgtgtgggtccaatctctgatgtttcggagccagtatattttctttcttcctataccccttttaccttcgattttgccttctaatattacctgaatCTGCTCAAATTCCccatggcgcattatgtgtcctagatatgacgtctttctaattttgattctattgaccagatgaggacgtgtgttcattatttccagtatttcttcatttgtagttttgctggtccagcttattcttagcattcggcggtacataCATATTTCGaatgaatagggaacttgcacaattttttttattacataataatgttcagttttgtttaaaaatgagatttccaaaatttcaggcttcaaaaactcataataacttcgaaatacatatttaaagtcttctgcggtataaaatagttcaaacgacccgtgacgtcacatagttttacattagttattattatggttatatttcgctgtgtctaggtacacgctaacgtgtacgcaaataaaaaagttagcatACACTcaaattaaacttcatcaagccagtgacgtcattattaagcgtgcgcagtgactataTTTTGGTACAAGCTATTTTGaaatgtttagtgtttgtttgatagaaaaatatttgttaaaggaagggaagcagaactattcagatgtttcaaacttaattgtaataaatcaatgtatataaaaaagtatatatttaggttagcaaaataaatatatgtatttagttgacataacacgtacacaatattgttaaaataatttttatacgaaagttaattattataatcaattattctaaatgggaaataagccacactttaactaaaaatgattttattaacgtttcgacgtccaaatcggatgtcattgtcaaaatacaaaaattagtcagattaaataaattattagaaaaatttttactaagtaacaacatttttgtttaatttaataatattttgtatttttccaacgacgtccgatttagacgtcgaaacgtcaataaaatcattttttaggtaaattgtggcttagttccatttagaatagttgattacaaaaatgccacaaggaaatagcttcagaataagttaattattattgtgaaagctttaggtcttccttttattttaattttggacggtaatGGTAATACTATTTtacttataactaaaaaaatatatattaatttatagtctcttaactttttcatactgttttaaaatgttaaactcattaaaacaactaaataattgtacacactgcatagttaatttaaaaacaaacataaacaaataaaaaataagaaatctcttcactaatcaatattaaaattaaagtgtaaacacaacgcgattaaGCAAATTCCAACACTCTGACACTCTAATTTTTTAATTTCCGTACACGTTAgggtgtacctagacacagcgttatatttaggtatattcttcttctccttctttagtttattggcctccacctacttgggtatttggccagctcgtcgttggagaataaaggaaaaatatttatattctaatgacatttatcgtatgtcgttgtaataatatataccagtttgttgggattggagtttgatacagtttttgaagaaaagtaaagaaggtttactattgaaaataaaaccattttgtaaaagtgcaaattttctatgaatagtccAAACGATCAAacacacttttaacgtcacataacgtTTGTATTATTACATaatgtattttttactgacgtttataatgtctaatttaaaattatatatacaattggtgtagaatgttaATGTACAACCCTGTGAAGTCATGACGCGTTTTgaggtggctggtataagttgaatttttagtcgtctttaggggccaaacgaaagacaaacaaaacttttttatctttgatacaggttctaaattatgttctgttgtgatttataatatttttttcgaatttaaaattttatgcaagttccctattcagtttgttgacgtcatactcttttaa from Diabrotica virgifera virgifera chromosome 5, PGI_DIABVI_V3a includes these protein-coding regions:
- the LOC114333367 gene encoding zinc finger protein 493 isoform X2 translates to MEVKTDRKEDFVEGDPRYIASQLFLSTNLGNLKKEQKDSAMEIKDEIKEELEGDPTYIESQLSTSIYLEDLKNESEDDNSGTLREKDTLGIMKTTSLHACNKDCGIQPDEEKKCEICINQLGHKSDFNKLVKIHTGKKSYKCEICSKQFSTVDSLKLHIKTHKFKIKLDCEVCLKKFSEANDLKIHLRMHPRVKPYKCEICFKQFSQAGHLKRHLTVHTGEKPYKCEICFKRFSEAGALKTHLRLHTGEKSYKCEICFKRFSEAGALKTHLRVHTGEKPYKCEICFKQFRQAGTFKAHLRTHTGEKPHKCEICFKQFSQASILKTHLKVHTGEKPHKCEICFKQFSELSYLKRHLTVHTGEKPHKCEICFKQFSELSYLKRHLTVHTGENPHKCEICFKQFSEAGTLKTHLRLHTGEKPYKCEICFKQFSEAGTLKTHLRLHTGEKPYKCEICFKQFSQAGTLKTHLRLHTGEKPYKCEICFKQFTEAGTLKTHLRVHTGEKPYKCEICFKQFSEAGALKTHLRVHTGEKPYKCEICFKQFRQAINFKTHLRVHTGEKPYKCEICFKQFSEAGALKTHLRVHTGEKPYKCETCFKQFRQTGTFKAHLRTHTGEKPHKCEICFKQFSQAGPLKRHLSVHTGEKPHKCEICFKQFSELSYLKRHLTVHSGENPHKCEICFKQFSEASSLKTHLIVHTGEKPYKCEICFKQFSQAAHLKRHLSVHTGEKPHKCEICFKQFSQASILKTHLNVHTGEKPHKCEICFKQFSEASSLKTHLIVHTGEKPYKCEICFKQFSEASSLKTHLRVHTGEKPYKCEICFKQFSQAGTLKTHLRLHTGEKPYKCEICFKQFSEASSLKTHLRVHNGEKPYKCEICFKQFSQAGHLKRHLSVHTGEKPHKCEICFKQFSQASILKTHLKVHTGEKPHKCEICFKQFSEAGTLKTHLRGHTGEKP
- the LOC114333367 gene encoding zinc finger protein 271 isoform X6; translation: MEVKTDRKEDFVEGDPRYIASQLFLSTNLGNLKKEQKDSAMEIKDEIKEELEGDPTYIESQLSTSIYLEDLKNESEDDNSGTLREKDTLGIMKTTSLHACNKDCGIQPDEEKKCEICINQLGHKSDFNKLVKIHTGKKSYKCEICSKQFSTVDSLKLHIKTHKFKIKLDCEVCLKKFSEANDLKIHLRMHPRVKPYKCEICFKQFSQAGHLKRHLTVHTGEKPYKCEICFKRFSEAGALKTHLRLHTGEKSYKCEICFKRFSEAGALKTHLRVHTGEKPYKCEICFKQFRQAGTFKAHLRTHTGEKPHKCEICFKQFSQASILKTHLKVHTGEKPHKCEICFKQFSELSYLKRHLTVHTGEKPHKCEICFKQFSELSYLKRHLTVHTGENPHKCEICFKQFSEAGTLKTHLRLHTGEKPYKCEICFKQFSEAGTLKTHLRLHTGEKPYKCEICFKQFSQAGTLKTHLRLHTGEKPYKCEICFKQFTEAGTLKTHLRVHTGEKPYKCEICFKQFSEAGTLKTHLRLHTGEKPYKCEICFKQFSEASSLKTHLRVHNGEKPYKCEICFKQFSQAGHLKRHLSVHTGEKPHKCEICFKQFSQASILKTHLKVHTGEKPHKCEICFKQFSEAGTLKTHLRGHTGEKP